Proteins encoded within one genomic window of Jatrophihabitans sp.:
- a CDS encoding DUF2613 family protein, with product MGKLISAVVAGVIGTVLAGTAVWGVVSSTTAAPKDNPVDTVAVIPYGNR from the coding sequence GTGGGCAAGCTCATCTCGGCCGTCGTCGCCGGCGTCATCGGAACGGTGCTCGCTGGAACGGCCGTTTGGGGTGTGGTGTCGTCCACGACCGCCGCCCCGAAGGACAACCCCGTCGACACCGTCGCGGTGATCCCGTACGGCAACCGCTGA
- a CDS encoding glycosyltransferase family 4 protein has translation MDSSATPRRITFLVWRDTAHPDGGGSEVYVEHMARWLAGRGHDVTIFCAAHANAPGDEVRDGVRFHRRGGWLSVYPRGLAYLLSRAGRRADIVIDVHNGIPFAAPLVRRRGVHVLVHHVHREQWQIIYPGVGGRIGWWVESWLAPRLYRRRPYITVSESSRHDLTGLGVDPERISVVCNGIDVPHPSRLQPRSSTPRICVLGRLVPHKQFEHALELMARLRVSMPQLRLDVIGSGWWSAELAAAAEELGVSELVTFHGHVSDTERDALLDASWLMLVPSIKEGWGIAIMEAAARSVPALAYSFAGGVTESIVDGETGVLVDDLDELVSQCRALLEDTEARLAMAKKARERAQRFDWQSSGEAFERLLTQR, from the coding sequence ATGGATTCGTCAGCCACGCCACGGCGCATCACCTTTCTGGTGTGGCGCGACACGGCGCATCCCGATGGCGGCGGCTCGGAGGTCTACGTCGAGCACATGGCGCGCTGGCTCGCCGGACGCGGCCACGACGTCACGATCTTCTGCGCCGCGCACGCCAACGCCCCTGGCGACGAGGTCCGCGACGGAGTCCGGTTCCACCGCCGAGGCGGCTGGCTCAGCGTCTACCCCCGCGGCCTGGCCTACCTGCTCAGCCGCGCCGGCCGCCGCGCTGACATCGTCATCGACGTCCACAACGGCATCCCGTTCGCCGCGCCCCTGGTCCGCCGCCGCGGGGTGCACGTGCTGGTCCACCACGTGCACCGCGAGCAGTGGCAGATCATCTATCCCGGCGTCGGAGGCCGGATCGGCTGGTGGGTGGAGTCCTGGCTCGCGCCCCGGCTCTACCGCCGGCGCCCCTACATCACGGTGTCGGAGTCCAGCAGGCACGACCTGACCGGACTGGGCGTCGACCCGGAGCGGATCTCGGTGGTCTGCAACGGGATCGACGTCCCGCACCCCTCCCGGCTGCAACCGCGCTCGAGCACCCCGCGGATCTGCGTCCTGGGACGGCTGGTGCCGCACAAGCAGTTCGAGCACGCGCTGGAGCTGATGGCCCGGCTGCGGGTGAGCATGCCGCAGTTGCGGCTGGACGTGATCGGGTCGGGCTGGTGGTCGGCCGAGCTGGCCGCCGCGGCCGAGGAACTCGGCGTCAGCGAGCTGGTCACCTTTCACGGCCACGTCAGCGACACCGAGCGCGATGCGCTGCTCGACGCCAGCTGGCTCATGCTGGTGCCCTCGATCAAGGAGGGCTGGGGCATCGCGATCATGGAGGCCGCTGCCCGGTCGGTGCCCGCCCTTGCCTACTCCTTCGCCGGCGGGGTGACCGAGTCGATCGTCGACGGCGAGACCGGCGTCCTGGTGGACGACCTGGACGAGCTGGTCAGCCAGTGCCGGGCGCTGCTGGAGGACACCGAGGCCCGGCTGGCGATGGCCAAGAAGGCACGTGAGCGGGCTCAGCGCTTTGACTGGCAGAGCTCAGGCGAGGCCTTCGAGCGGCTGCTGACCCAGCGCTGA
- a CDS encoding S8 family peptidase produces the protein MSSASAAPPTPAPAPAGPSSVANEVLVGYVSGAAATDRARARDRAAARLAERVVPGAGSRAEVELLRLPAGADRARAIQALKADPAVAYAEPNWVYTHAATSTDPYYTNGSLWGMYGPGTSPANAYGSNAAAAWAAGTTGSSSVYVGIIDEGIQFNHPDLAGQVGNPLETANGVDDDRNGYVDDVNGWDFDGNNNSVYDGTTLGFSDDHGTHVSGTIGAKANNGAGVVGVNWNVRLISGKFLGAAGGTTANAIKAIDYFNGLKARGVNIVATNNSWGGGGYSQALGDAIGRANSANILFVAAAGNGGTDGVGDNNDTTPSYPASYPHANVISVAAITSTGARSGFSNYGPTSVDIGAPGSAIWSTTAYNGYSSYDGTSMATPHVTGAAALYASTHPGATAAAIKNALLSSAVPTASMSGKTVTGGRLDAFAAQSR, from the coding sequence ATGTCGTCGGCCTCGGCTGCGCCGCCCACTCCGGCTCCCGCCCCGGCGGGACCGTCCTCGGTCGCCAATGAGGTGCTGGTCGGCTACGTCAGCGGCGCGGCCGCCACCGACCGGGCCCGGGCTCGTGACCGGGCCGCTGCCCGGCTGGCTGAGCGCGTGGTGCCAGGCGCTGGTTCCCGCGCCGAGGTCGAATTGCTGCGGTTGCCCGCCGGCGCCGACCGCGCCCGCGCCATCCAGGCGCTGAAGGCCGACCCGGCGGTCGCCTACGCCGAGCCGAACTGGGTCTACACCCACGCCGCGACCAGCACCGACCCCTACTACACCAACGGCAGCCTGTGGGGCATGTACGGCCCCGGCACGAGTCCGGCCAACGCCTACGGCAGCAACGCCGCCGCGGCCTGGGCCGCGGGCACCACTGGCTCCTCCAGCGTCTACGTCGGCATCATCGACGAGGGCATCCAGTTCAACCACCCGGACCTGGCCGGTCAGGTGGGCAACCCGCTGGAGACCGCCAACGGCGTCGATGACGACCGCAACGGCTACGTCGATGACGTCAACGGCTGGGACTTCGACGGCAACAACAACAGCGTCTACGACGGCACCACCCTCGGCTTCTCCGACGACCACGGCACCCACGTGTCCGGCACCATTGGCGCCAAGGCCAACAACGGCGCCGGCGTGGTCGGGGTCAACTGGAACGTCCGGCTGATCAGCGGCAAGTTCCTCGGCGCGGCCGGCGGCACCACCGCCAACGCGATCAAGGCGATCGACTACTTCAACGGCCTGAAGGCCCGCGGCGTGAACATCGTCGCGACCAACAACTCCTGGGGCGGCGGCGGGTACTCCCAGGCTCTCGGCGACGCGATCGGCCGGGCCAACAGCGCCAACATCCTGTTCGTCGCGGCAGCCGGCAACGGCGGCACCGACGGCGTGGGGGACAACAACGACACCACTCCCAGCTACCCGGCCTCCTACCCGCACGCCAACGTGATCTCGGTCGCCGCCATCACCAGCACCGGCGCCCGCTCCGGCTTCTCCAACTACGGCCCGACCAGCGTCGACATCGGCGCGCCGGGCTCGGCGATCTGGTCGACCACCGCCTACAACGGCTACTCCTCCTACGACGGCACCTCGATGGCCACCCCGCACGTCACCGGAGCAGCCGCGCTCTACGCCTCGACCCATCCCGGGGCGACGGCCGCCGCGATCAAGAACGCCCTGCTCAGCAGCGCCGTCCCGACCGCCTCGATGTCCGGCAAGACCGTGACCGGCGGGCGGCTCGACGCCTTCGCGGCCCAGTCCCGGTAG
- a CDS encoding class I SAM-dependent methyltransferase codes for MRAHPRSGRQATLRRSIRLFRLFLVEQTRPADFYSALAADAVQQLAEWVALPGALVLDVGGGPGYFGRAFQQAGASYIGVELDVSTDLPAEIVGLCASGEALPIRSQSVDVAYSSNVVEHLRQPWVMADELLRVTKSGGTVFLSFTPWFSPWGGHETAPWHFLGGGYARRRYVRKTGRQPKNVFGQSLFDYRVSQALAWARSHPDAELVAAFPRYHPWWACWLVRVPVLREVALWNLAMVLRKR; via the coding sequence GTGCGCGCACACCCCCGCAGTGGTCGCCAGGCAACCCTGCGCCGCTCGATCCGGCTGTTCCGGCTGTTCCTGGTCGAACAGACCCGGCCGGCGGACTTCTATTCGGCCCTGGCTGCCGACGCGGTCCAGCAGCTGGCTGAATGGGTCGCGCTGCCCGGGGCGCTGGTGCTCGATGTCGGCGGCGGACCGGGTTACTTCGGGCGGGCCTTCCAGCAGGCCGGGGCCAGCTATATCGGCGTGGAGCTCGACGTGAGCACTGACCTGCCCGCCGAGATCGTCGGGCTGTGCGCCTCCGGTGAGGCGTTACCGATTCGCTCGCAGTCGGTCGACGTGGCCTACAGCTCCAATGTGGTCGAACACCTCCGGCAACCGTGGGTGATGGCTGACGAGCTGCTGCGGGTCACCAAGTCCGGTGGCACGGTGTTCCTGTCCTTCACGCCCTGGTTCTCGCCATGGGGCGGGCATGAGACGGCGCCCTGGCACTTCCTCGGCGGCGGCTATGCCCGGCGGCGCTACGTCCGCAAGACCGGCCGGCAGCCGAAGAACGTGTTCGGGCAGTCGCTGTTCGACTATCGGGTCAGCCAGGCGCTGGCCTGGGCTCGCAGCCACCCGGACGCCGAGCTGGTGGCCGCTTTCCCTCGGTATCATCCGTGGTGGGCATGCTGGCTGGTCCGGGTTCCGGTCCTTCGAGAAGTGGCGCTCTGGAATCTCGCGATGGTGCTGCGTAAACGATGA
- a CDS encoding alpha-(1->3)-arabinofuranosyltransferase family protein — translation MTTTATQVGMGAASAEPDHRPPPPMAVQRLRLITLCIGLVLLVFSQSAGRTAPDTKLDLVVDPVRFLRRSMTLWDPLGAAGQLQNQAYGYLFPMGPFFVLGKLAGLPAWVVQRGWESALVVVAFLGMVRLARLLGVTGFWPKVAAGLSYALAPRMLSELGSISSELMPMAVLPWIMIPLVIGAERGSTRQAGALAGLALLFAGGVNAAATLAVLPAPALWLLTRRAGRRRRELMLWFSLAVILASAWWVLPLLLLGRYSPPFLDFIEPSNVTTGITSLIASLRGADHWQAYLGPGIWPGGWILVAVPAVVLATTAVAAMGLVGLGRRDKSNRLFALSCLLLGLALVTMGYLAPVGPPAGGWLRTWLDGPLNAFRNVHKFDPLIRLPLALGLGWSLSRLRLPALWRPRWRGATLQLRPRLMAAALAVTIGALAAAPAVATSLIPQPRSVTHADWWRQAGDWLGSHSGDGRSLVVPGASRPTYVWGATVDDALQPVATAPWTVRDGIPLTSAAYIRLLDDLTLRMASGHRDDALAPLLARAGIRYVVVRNDLNTAASAATNLAFVHATLRATPGFSAVTSFGRPPEFAPDRNRLVDVGATVIRPAIEIYQAPGWSGVVGLLPASSTVLATGSADSLGALVEAGIGAQAPVLFGSDAAGAEGVTVVTDGIRRREATFGQPGGTSATLTADQPYRQSRAAQDYLPPSPGVLSTVGYGGGVTDVQASSSGADAGALVNRGAGYGPWAALDGDPATSWRSGSLASVKGEWLAVMLAAPTSQPTVEVAFAANLGGYPNRVRVSTDSGTRDSDVSPGPFPQQLALPPGPTRQLRLTVLDASPGTSSVGISTFTIAGITPTRTLMVPISRLAPDALSFATELGGRSTCLTVADRAACDATFASTGESDGVLDRTFTMPAGQRYAIAATVKPRPGAALDALLDAGAAIAATASSVDDADPRQRPGAAVDGDPATSWVSTAGDETPSLTLDFKSRRAVSTLRLQLDRDTPLALPRQVAVAAGGRSWTLEVPADGLLRLPAPVLTRTLTITVLSAELRSTTSTRFGAPRLLPAGITEVAVNGKANRALTEPVEFSCSSGLAVAVDGIPLPMRAEATREQLLKGEPVRARTCDQAPTTLGAGPHRLRLVASPSATPLTLTLRRPGLELAGAAPAGTATPLSWQATSRTVRVQTTAPAMLVVRENFNAGWQASLNGRRLAAVQVDGWQQAWRLPAGVSGEVSLRYAPQTAFRAGLLLGLLAVVGLLALVGAARRPSAAPPVGERTMSPRWVAPLCLTASFVLAGFVGLAVAAAIGLGWLAERRVAGWWLPQRWRGGLPAWSPAALILLAGCAEAIRPSGGPQPLAGSAGVQALCVIGICLAVFGSPTLRQVGRENLRSSGRSSRYQDSVASTDETPAVSTKSFQK, via the coding sequence ATGACGACGACCGCGACGCAGGTCGGGATGGGCGCGGCGTCAGCCGAGCCCGACCATAGGCCGCCGCCACCGATGGCGGTGCAACGATTGCGCCTGATCACCCTCTGTATCGGGCTGGTCCTGCTGGTGTTCTCCCAAAGCGCCGGCCGGACGGCTCCGGACACCAAGCTGGACCTGGTAGTCGATCCGGTGCGGTTCCTGCGAAGGTCCATGACGCTCTGGGATCCGCTGGGGGCCGCCGGCCAGCTGCAGAATCAGGCCTACGGCTACCTGTTTCCGATGGGGCCGTTCTTCGTGCTGGGCAAGCTGGCGGGCCTGCCGGCCTGGGTGGTGCAACGCGGCTGGGAATCGGCGTTGGTGGTCGTGGCCTTCCTGGGCATGGTGCGGCTGGCCAGGCTGCTGGGCGTCACCGGGTTCTGGCCGAAGGTCGCCGCCGGCCTGAGCTACGCCCTGGCGCCGAGGATGCTCAGCGAGCTGGGCTCGATCTCCTCCGAGCTGATGCCGATGGCGGTCCTGCCGTGGATCATGATCCCGCTGGTGATCGGCGCCGAGCGCGGTTCCACCCGGCAGGCCGGCGCGCTCGCCGGGCTGGCCCTGCTGTTCGCCGGTGGCGTCAACGCCGCGGCGACCCTGGCGGTGCTGCCCGCGCCCGCGCTGTGGCTGCTCACCCGCCGGGCTGGCCGCCGGCGCCGGGAGCTGATGCTGTGGTTCAGCCTGGCGGTGATCCTGGCCAGCGCCTGGTGGGTGCTGCCGCTGCTGCTGCTCGGCAGGTACAGCCCACCCTTCCTGGACTTCATCGAGCCCAGCAACGTCACCACCGGGATCACCAGCCTGATCGCGTCGCTGCGCGGAGCCGATCACTGGCAGGCCTACCTCGGCCCCGGGATCTGGCCGGGTGGCTGGATCCTGGTCGCGGTCCCCGCCGTGGTGCTGGCCACCACCGCAGTGGCAGCGATGGGGCTGGTCGGGTTGGGCCGGCGCGACAAGTCGAACCGGCTGTTCGCCCTCAGTTGCCTGCTGCTCGGCCTGGCGCTGGTCACCATGGGGTACCTGGCGCCGGTCGGGCCGCCGGCCGGCGGATGGCTGCGGACCTGGCTGGACGGCCCGCTCAACGCCTTTCGCAACGTCCACAAGTTCGACCCGCTGATCCGGCTGCCGCTGGCCCTGGGCCTGGGATGGTCGCTCAGCCGGCTGCGGTTGCCGGCGCTCTGGCGACCGCGTTGGCGCGGCGCGACCCTGCAGCTGCGGCCGCGGCTGATGGCGGCGGCGCTGGCCGTCACCATCGGCGCCCTGGCGGCGGCTCCGGCGGTGGCCACCAGCCTGATTCCGCAACCGCGGTCGGTGACCCACGCCGACTGGTGGCGACAGGCCGGCGACTGGCTGGGCAGTCATTCCGGCGACGGCCGGTCGCTGGTGGTTCCCGGCGCGTCCCGGCCGACCTATGTCTGGGGGGCCACCGTCGACGACGCGCTGCAGCCGGTGGCCACCGCGCCGTGGACGGTCCGCGACGGCATCCCGCTGACCTCGGCGGCCTACATCCGGCTGCTGGACGACCTTACGCTGCGGATGGCATCGGGCCATCGCGATGACGCGCTGGCGCCGTTGCTGGCCCGCGCCGGCATCCGGTACGTGGTGGTGCGCAACGACCTGAACACCGCGGCGTCCGCGGCGACCAACCTGGCCTTCGTGCATGCGACGCTGCGGGCCACGCCGGGCTTCTCGGCGGTGACCTCGTTCGGCAGGCCCCCGGAGTTCGCCCCGGACCGCAACCGGCTGGTCGATGTCGGCGCCACCGTCATCCGGCCGGCGATCGAGATCTACCAGGCGCCGGGATGGTCCGGCGTGGTGGGCCTGCTGCCCGCCTCCAGCACGGTGCTCGCCACCGGATCGGCCGATTCGCTCGGCGCGCTGGTCGAGGCCGGAATCGGCGCCCAGGCCCCGGTGCTGTTCGGTTCCGACGCTGCCGGCGCCGAGGGCGTCACCGTGGTCACCGACGGCATCAGGCGCCGGGAGGCGACGTTCGGCCAGCCCGGCGGCACCTCAGCGACCCTGACCGCCGACCAGCCGTACCGGCAGTCCCGAGCGGCTCAGGATTACCTGCCACCGTCGCCGGGGGTGCTCTCCACGGTCGGCTACGGCGGTGGTGTGACAGACGTCCAGGCGTCCTCGTCCGGGGCGGACGCCGGCGCGCTGGTCAACCGCGGGGCCGGCTACGGGCCGTGGGCGGCGCTGGACGGCGACCCCGCGACGTCCTGGCGCAGCGGCTCGCTGGCCAGCGTCAAGGGCGAGTGGCTCGCGGTGATGCTGGCGGCGCCGACGTCCCAGCCCACGGTCGAGGTGGCCTTCGCCGCCAACCTCGGCGGCTACCCGAACCGGGTGCGGGTGTCCACCGACTCGGGAACGCGGGACTCCGACGTCTCACCCGGCCCGTTTCCACAGCAGCTGGCGTTGCCGCCTGGCCCGACCCGGCAGCTGCGCCTCACCGTGCTGGATGCCTCGCCCGGAACCAGCTCGGTCGGCATCTCCACGTTCACCATCGCCGGCATCACCCCTACCCGGACGCTGATGGTGCCGATAAGCCGGCTGGCGCCGGACGCGCTGAGCTTCGCCACCGAGCTCGGCGGCCGGTCCACCTGCCTGACGGTGGCCGATCGGGCCGCCTGCGACGCGACGTTCGCCAGCACTGGAGAGAGCGACGGCGTGCTCGACCGGACCTTCACCATGCCGGCCGGCCAGCGCTACGCCATCGCGGCCACCGTGAAGCCCCGGCCCGGCGCGGCATTGGACGCCCTGTTGGACGCCGGCGCCGCCATCGCCGCGACGGCGTCCTCGGTCGATGACGCCGATCCGCGGCAGCGTCCCGGCGCGGCGGTGGACGGCGACCCGGCAACCAGTTGGGTGTCCACCGCCGGCGATGAGACGCCGTCGCTGACGCTGGACTTCAAGAGCCGGCGGGCGGTGTCCACACTGCGGCTCCAGCTCGACCGGGACACCCCGCTGGCCCTGCCGCGGCAGGTCGCGGTGGCCGCGGGCGGGCGCAGCTGGACCCTCGAGGTGCCTGCCGACGGCCTGCTGAGACTGCCGGCGCCGGTGCTCACCCGCACCCTGACGATCACGGTGCTGAGCGCGGAGCTGCGTTCCACCACCAGCACCCGCTTCGGCGCGCCCCGGCTGCTGCCGGCGGGCATCACCGAGGTGGCCGTCAACGGCAAGGCCAACCGGGCCTTGACCGAACCGGTCGAGTTCAGCTGCTCGTCCGGACTGGCCGTGGCCGTCGACGGCATCCCGTTGCCGATGCGGGCCGAGGCCACCCGCGAGCAGCTGCTGAAGGGTGAGCCCGTGAGAGCACGCACCTGTGATCAGGCGCCGACCACGCTGGGGGCAGGTCCGCACCGGCTCCGCTTAGTCGCGAGCCCGTCGGCCACCCCGCTCACCCTGACCCTGCGGCGGCCCGGGCTGGAGCTGGCCGGCGCCGCGCCGGCCGGGACCGCCACACCGCTGAGCTGGCAGGCCACCAGCCGGACGGTCCGGGTCCAGACCACGGCCCCCGCGATGCTGGTGGTCCGGGAGAACTTCAACGCCGGCTGGCAGGCCAGCCTGAACGGCCGCCGGCTCGCGGCGGTCCAGGTGGACGGCTGGCAGCAGGCCTGGCGGCTGCCGGCCGGCGTCAGCGGGGAGGTGTCGCTGCGCTATGCCCCGCAGACCGCTTTCCGGGCCGGCCTGCTGCTCGGGCTACTGGCCGTGGTGGGGCTGCTGGCGCTGGTCGGCGCCGCCCGCCGGCCCTCGGCCGCGCCGCCCGTGGGGGAGCGGACGATGTCGCCGCGCTGGGTGGCGCCGCTGTGCCTGACGGCGTCGTTCGTGCTGGCCGGATTCGTCGGCCTGGCGGTAGCGGCGGCGATCGGTCTGGGATGGCTGGCGGAGCGGCGGGTGGCGGGGTGGTGGCTGCCTCAACGCTGGCGGGGCGGCCTGCCTGCCTGGTCTCCGGCGGCGCTGATCCTGCTGGCAGGCTGCGCCGAGGCGATCCGGCCGAGTGGCGGCCCGCAGCCGCTGGCCGGCTCGGCCGGGGTTCAGGCGCTCTGCGTGATCGGCATCTGCTTGGCGGTGTTCGGCTCGCCCACGTTGCGCCAGGTCGGCCGGGAGAACCTGCGTAGCAGCGGCCGCTCCAGCAGGTACCAGGACAGTGTTGCCAGCACCGATGAGACACCGGCGGTGAGCACCAAGAGCTTCCAGAAATGA
- a CDS encoding DUF3068 domain-containing protein: MRKILTAVLIGLGIFSLVLAGLLRFYAPSRVEKAPLDLKVPQQVAAGPAKVYNVSAGKLEDVDLMATRQVVADSAASDSKVAVNQVTLCIVKVIDNPPNCGDGPKDPRIVRVIVDRAPADRETGLAVNDPKYGENIDGTPVKHEGLTYKWPFHAQKTTYKFFDVNSRTPAEARFIGTDKVEGMQTYKYEAVIDKIPLEVAKGVPGLYSDTRVVWVEPRTGAIVNGTQHQVRTTETGTLVFEADLAFTDATIKHQSKLAKDGLSKLKLLDTTLPLILLVVGLLALAGAFLLYRRPAKPGAHEPTGNQPEPAGRL, from the coding sequence GTGCGCAAGATCCTCACTGCCGTTCTGATCGGCCTCGGCATCTTTAGCTTGGTGCTCGCGGGACTGCTGCGCTTCTACGCCCCCTCGCGGGTCGAGAAGGCTCCGCTGGACCTCAAGGTGCCGCAGCAGGTCGCAGCCGGTCCGGCCAAGGTCTACAACGTCTCAGCCGGAAAGCTCGAGGACGTCGACCTCATGGCCACCCGCCAGGTGGTGGCCGATTCCGCGGCGTCGGACTCCAAGGTGGCGGTGAACCAGGTGACGCTGTGCATCGTCAAGGTGATCGACAACCCGCCCAACTGCGGTGACGGCCCGAAGGACCCCCGGATCGTGCGGGTGATCGTCGACCGGGCCCCGGCCGACCGCGAGACGGGCCTGGCGGTCAACGACCCCAAGTACGGCGAGAACATCGACGGCACGCCCGTCAAGCACGAGGGCCTGACCTACAAGTGGCCCTTCCACGCCCAGAAGACCACCTACAAGTTCTTCGACGTGAACTCCAGGACGCCCGCGGAGGCCCGCTTCATCGGCACCGACAAGGTCGAGGGCATGCAGACCTACAAGTACGAGGCGGTCATCGACAAGATCCCGCTCGAGGTCGCCAAGGGCGTCCCCGGCCTGTACTCCGACACCCGCGTGGTCTGGGTGGAGCCCAGGACCGGCGCCATCGTCAACGGCACGCAGCACCAGGTGCGCACCACCGAGACCGGGACCTTGGTGTTCGAGGCCGATCTCGCGTTCACCGACGCCACCATCAAGCACCAGTCCAAGCTGGCCAAGGACGGGTTGTCCAAGCTCAAGCTGCTGGACACGACCCTGCCGCTGATCCTGCTGGTGGTGGGGCTGCTGGCCCTGGCCGGCGCGTTCCTGCTGTACCGGCGCCCGGCCAAGCCTGGCGCGCACGAGCCGACCGGCAACCAGCCGGAACCGGCCGGCCGGCTGTAG
- a CDS encoding class I SAM-dependent methyltransferase has protein sequence MGTETELGTVGVARRAVDVAESARANRRWWDADADDYHAEHGAFLGDSDFVWGPEGLREEQARLLGPAGSLAGRSVLEVGAGSAMCSRWLVGQGARPVAFDVSAGMLRHAVEAAARTGTPVPLVQADAQRMPFLADSFDLAFSAFGAIPFVADSAAVMAEAARVLRPGGRWVFAVSHPIRWAFPDSPGPDGLTATMSYFDRSPYVEFDAAGQATYVEQHRTLGDRVRELVAAGFRLLDLIEPEWPEDQTQEWGQWSALRGRLLPGTAIFVTELGD, from the coding sequence ATGGGCACTGAGACAGAGTTGGGCACGGTCGGCGTCGCCCGGCGGGCCGTCGACGTCGCCGAGTCGGCCAGGGCCAACCGGCGGTGGTGGGACGCCGACGCCGACGACTACCACGCCGAGCACGGCGCCTTTCTGGGCGACTCGGACTTCGTCTGGGGGCCGGAGGGGCTGCGCGAGGAGCAGGCCAGGCTGCTCGGCCCGGCCGGCTCGCTGGCCGGCCGCAGCGTCCTGGAGGTGGGCGCCGGCTCGGCGATGTGCTCGCGCTGGCTGGTCGGCCAGGGGGCGCGTCCGGTGGCCTTCGACGTCTCGGCCGGGATGCTGCGCCACGCCGTCGAAGCTGCGGCCCGCACCGGCACGCCGGTGCCGCTGGTGCAGGCCGACGCCCAGCGCATGCCGTTCCTGGCGGACTCGTTCGACCTGGCGTTCAGCGCGTTCGGCGCGATCCCGTTCGTGGCGGACTCGGCCGCGGTGATGGCCGAGGCAGCCCGGGTGCTGCGTCCCGGCGGGCGGTGGGTGTTCGCCGTCAGCCACCCGATCCGGTGGGCGTTCCCCGACTCCCCCGGACCGGACGGGCTGACCGCGACGATGTCCTATTTCGACCGCAGCCCGTACGTGGAGTTCGACGCCGCCGGGCAGGCGACCTACGTCGAGCAGCACCGGACGCTGGGCGACCGGGTGCGCGAACTGGTCGCCGCCGGCTTTCGGCTGCTGGACCTGATCGAGCCGGAGTGGCCTGAGGACCAAACGCAGGAGTGGGGTCAGTGGTCGGCTCTGCGGGGCCGGTTGCTGCCCGGCACCGCGATCTTCGTCACCGAGCTCGGCGACTGA
- the rpsA gene encoding 30S ribosomal protein S1, with protein sequence MTSTIDPTRTTPQVAVNDIGSAEDFMAAIDLTIKYFNDGDIVEGTIVKVDRDEVLLDIGYKTEGVIPSRELSIKHDVDPSEVVSVGDEIEALVLQKEDKEGRLILSKKRAQYERAWGTIEQKKDNDEVVEGTVIEVVKGGLIIDIGLRGFLPASLVEMRRVRDLQPYVGKVLEAKIIELDKNRNNVVLSRRAWLEQTQSEVRSDFLNKLAKGQVRTGVVSSIVNFGAFVDLGGVDGLVHVSELSWKHIDHPSEVVEVGQEVTVEVLDIDLDRERVSLSLKATQEDPWRQFARTHAIGQVVPGKVTKLVPFGAFVRVQDGIEGLVHISELAERHVEIPEQVVNVGDELLVKVIDIDLERRRISLSLKQANEGALAEENFDPSQYGMEAQYNEKGEYIYPEGFDSETQEWLPGYEDQREAWEKRYAAARERFEAHKKQLEGAQKADADAASETGDATSYSSEAPAETSGTLASDEALAALREKLAGR encoded by the coding sequence ATGACGTCCACAATCGATCCGACTCGCACCACCCCGCAGGTTGCAGTGAACGACATCGGCTCCGCCGAAGACTTCATGGCGGCAATCGATCTCACCATCAAGTACTTCAACGACGGAGACATCGTCGAAGGCACCATCGTCAAGGTCGACCGCGACGAGGTCCTGCTCGACATCGGTTACAAGACCGAAGGCGTCATCCCGTCCCGTGAGCTGTCCATCAAGCACGACGTCGACCCGTCCGAGGTCGTTTCCGTGGGCGATGAGATCGAGGCCCTGGTCCTGCAGAAAGAGGACAAGGAAGGCCGGCTGATCCTGTCCAAGAAGCGCGCGCAGTACGAGCGCGCCTGGGGCACGATCGAGCAGAAGAAGGACAACGACGAGGTCGTCGAGGGCACCGTCATCGAGGTCGTCAAGGGTGGCCTGATCATCGACATCGGCCTGCGCGGCTTCCTGCCCGCGTCGCTGGTCGAGATGCGCCGCGTCCGGGACCTGCAGCCCTACGTGGGCAAGGTCCTCGAGGCCAAGATCATCGAGCTGGACAAGAACCGCAACAACGTGGTGCTCTCGCGCCGCGCCTGGCTGGAGCAGACCCAGTCCGAGGTCCGCAGCGACTTCCTCAACAAGCTGGCCAAGGGCCAGGTGCGCACCGGCGTGGTGTCCTCGATCGTCAACTTCGGCGCGTTCGTCGACCTCGGCGGCGTGGACGGCCTGGTGCACGTGTCCGAGCTGTCCTGGAAGCACATCGACCACCCGTCCGAGGTGGTCGAGGTGGGCCAGGAGGTCACCGTCGAGGTGCTCGACATCGACCTCGACCGCGAGCGGGTCTCGCTGTCGCTCAAGGCGACCCAGGAAGACCCGTGGCGGCAGTTCGCGCGCACCCACGCCATCGGCCAGGTCGTGCCCGGCAAGGTCACCAAGCTGGTTCCGTTCGGCGCGTTCGTGCGGGTGCAGGACGGCATCGAGGGCCTGGTGCACATCTCCGAGCTGGCCGAGCGCCACGTCGAGATCCCCGAGCAGGTCGTCAACGTCGGCGACGAGCTCCTGGTGAAGGTCATCGACATCGACCTGGAGCGGCGTCGTATCTCGCTGTCGCTCAAGCAGGCCAACGAGGGCGCCCTGGCCGAGGAGAACTTCGACCCGTCGCAGTACGGCATGGAGGCCCAGTACAACGAGAAGGGCGAGTACATCTACCCCGAGGGCTTCGACTCCGAGACCCAGGAGTGGCTGCCGGGCTACGAGGACCAGCGCGAGGCGTGGGAGAAGCGTTACGCCGCCGCCCGCGAGCGGTTCGAGGCGCACAAGAAGCAGCTCGAAGGCGCTCAGAAGGCCGACGCCGACGCCGCCAGCGAGACCGGCGACGCGACCTCGTACTCCTCCGAGGCTCCGGCCGAGACCAGCGGAACGCTGGCATCGGACGAGGCCCTGGCGGCGCTGCGCGAGAAGCTGGCCGGCCGCTGA